The Novipirellula artificiosorum genome contains a region encoding:
- a CDS encoding DUF1553 domain-containing protein, with protein MFSTTRRFQSIVLGFAVTIAGLCLAHVPMATVLCGENAVRFNTDVRPILSENCYYCHGPDEQSRQAGLRLDTEQDAKEYAVVSGDADASELYLRMTSEDLDVVMPPPDSERSLSQAQIETIRRWIDQGAPYQGHWAFEAPKRGEVPAWIDGYPPHNVIDRFVQTRLAEQGRTQSLEADRETLIRRVTFDLLGLPPTLQQIDDFLGDTSDDAYEQLLDRLLAQKEFAERMTADWLDVARYSDTYGYQVDRDRYVWPWRDWVIEAFHRNMPYDRFLTLQLAGDLLPNASPDQILATTFNRLHPQKVEGGSVPEEFRIEYIADRTQTVATAIMGLTMECCRCHNHKYDPLSQKEYFEFSAFFDNIDEAGLYSYFTDSVPTPALPLPTEQQQQQLVAALKELDEAKAAYWEAMDEQTSAAKSWADQPGAGLDDGALATPVLNLTFEENVEPPNQTVSAARGMGVRLTGDDPINTTVGNFHRYDPFSVSCWIKTPDVKPRAVIFHRSRAWTDAASRGYELLLDEGRLSWSLIHFWPGNAISIRTVDPIPTGKWMHVVVTNEGSSRASGLRIYVEGVEARTEIVRDALTKQITGGGEAGDHITIGERFRDRGFKNGEVDEFSVYDCQLSRLEIRMLASVTQTKSVDPLADELVEHYLARLDETVRQARLRMHESRKSLCAIEDSLQEIMVMRELPEPRPSYLLARGSYDQPVEQVYPGTPQVLPPFPSDAPRNRLGLAQWLTDPNHPLTSRVAVNRFWQICFGVGLVRTPEDFGSQGIPPTHAELLDWLAVDFMESGWDVKASMKQIMMSATYRQSSQPSDATGDRLDPENRLLARFPAYRLPAEMLRDNVLAISGRLVATVGGPPVKPYEIEESFKPSKHDSGDSLYRRSLYTYWKRTAPAPSMVVLDAAKRDVCQVRRERTSSPLQAFVLWNSPQFVEASRVMAQRLISQHGKEVDQILVDAFRLTTSRRPSPIQLQTLQKLYRTQRDDFVRYPKRVEAFLAIGEADNEPGIDPPALAATAVVIGTLMNFDLSVMKR; from the coding sequence TTGTTCAGCACCACTCGCCGGTTTCAATCCATTGTGCTTGGTTTCGCAGTGACGATTGCGGGACTTTGCTTGGCTCATGTTCCAATGGCAACCGTCTTGTGTGGCGAGAACGCGGTTCGTTTCAATACCGATGTTCGGCCGATCCTGTCAGAGAACTGCTACTACTGTCACGGGCCTGATGAGCAATCGCGCCAAGCAGGGTTGCGACTCGATACCGAACAAGACGCCAAGGAATACGCGGTGGTGTCTGGCGACGCCGATGCCAGTGAATTGTACCTGCGGATGACGTCGGAGGATCTCGATGTGGTCATGCCGCCGCCTGACTCCGAGCGTTCGCTCAGCCAAGCCCAGATCGAAACGATTCGCCGCTGGATTGACCAAGGGGCACCCTATCAAGGGCATTGGGCATTTGAAGCACCGAAACGTGGCGAAGTCCCGGCATGGATCGACGGGTATCCGCCTCACAACGTGATCGACCGATTTGTACAAACGCGTCTCGCAGAACAAGGACGAACCCAATCACTCGAGGCCGATCGCGAGACACTCATTCGGCGGGTCACGTTTGATTTGTTGGGCCTTCCCCCCACACTTCAACAGATCGATGATTTCCTCGGAGACACGTCGGACGATGCCTACGAGCAATTGCTAGACCGATTGTTGGCTCAAAAAGAGTTTGCGGAAAGGATGACGGCGGATTGGCTCGATGTGGCTCGCTACAGCGATACCTATGGCTATCAAGTCGATCGGGATCGATACGTCTGGCCTTGGCGAGATTGGGTGATCGAGGCCTTTCATCGAAACATGCCCTACGATCGCTTCTTGACGCTACAACTCGCCGGTGACTTGCTGCCGAATGCTTCCCCAGACCAAATCCTTGCCACGACGTTCAACCGGTTGCATCCTCAAAAGGTCGAGGGCGGCAGTGTGCCAGAAGAGTTTCGCATCGAATACATTGCCGATCGCACACAAACGGTTGCCACGGCGATCATGGGGCTGACGATGGAGTGTTGTCGTTGTCATAACCATAAATACGACCCGCTGAGCCAAAAAGAATATTTCGAGTTTTCTGCTTTCTTTGACAACATTGACGAAGCGGGATTGTATTCCTACTTCACCGATTCGGTTCCGACCCCCGCCTTGCCGCTGCCCACCGAGCAGCAGCAGCAACAACTCGTCGCTGCGCTTAAGGAACTCGATGAAGCCAAGGCTGCCTATTGGGAAGCGATGGATGAGCAGACGTCGGCGGCTAAGTCTTGGGCCGACCAGCCAGGGGCCGGCCTTGATGACGGGGCGTTGGCGACACCTGTTTTGAATCTGACCTTTGAAGAAAACGTCGAACCGCCGAACCAAACGGTTTCCGCTGCAAGAGGAATGGGGGTGAGGTTAACCGGTGACGATCCGATCAACACCACCGTTGGAAACTTCCACCGCTACGATCCGTTCTCGGTATCGTGTTGGATCAAGACCCCCGATGTGAAGCCGCGTGCGGTGATTTTCCATCGATCACGAGCTTGGACCGATGCCGCGAGCCGAGGTTACGAGCTATTGCTGGACGAGGGCCGTTTGAGTTGGTCCTTGATTCATTTTTGGCCGGGCAATGCCATCAGCATCCGTACGGTAGACCCGATCCCCACGGGTAAGTGGATGCACGTTGTTGTTACCAATGAGGGTTCAAGTCGCGCAAGCGGGCTGAGGATCTACGTTGAGGGTGTCGAGGCGAGAACAGAAATCGTTCGCGACGCATTGACGAAGCAGATCACTGGGGGAGGTGAAGCGGGCGATCACATCACCATCGGTGAACGTTTTCGCGATCGTGGCTTTAAAAACGGAGAAGTTGACGAGTTTTCCGTCTATGACTGTCAACTCAGCCGCCTTGAGATCCGCATGCTTGCGAGTGTAACGCAAACGAAATCGGTTGATCCGCTTGCGGACGAACTTGTCGAACACTACCTGGCACGCTTGGACGAAACCGTCCGTCAGGCCCGACTTCGAATGCATGAGTCACGCAAGTCCCTTTGTGCGATCGAGGATTCGCTGCAAGAGATCATGGTGATGCGAGAGCTGCCGGAGCCGCGGCCAAGCTACTTGCTTGCTCGCGGTTCGTATGATCAGCCTGTCGAACAAGTTTATCCCGGTACGCCGCAAGTGTTGCCGCCGTTTCCCAGCGATGCCCCTCGCAACCGACTGGGACTGGCTCAATGGTTGACCGATCCAAACCACCCGCTCACCAGTCGCGTCGCCGTGAATCGGTTTTGGCAAATCTGCTTCGGCGTGGGACTGGTTCGGACTCCCGAGGACTTTGGCAGCCAGGGGATACCACCGACGCATGCCGAACTGCTTGACTGGTTAGCCGTCGATTTCATGGAGAGCGGCTGGGATGTGAAGGCATCGATGAAGCAGATCATGATGTCAGCCACTTATCGCCAATCGTCGCAGCCTTCCGATGCGACCGGGGATCGCCTGGATCCTGAGAATCGGCTGCTGGCCCGTTTCCCGGCTTATCGATTGCCCGCAGAAATGCTGCGAGACAATGTGTTAGCAATCAGCGGACGCTTGGTGGCGACGGTAGGGGGACCACCGGTAAAACCCTACGAGATCGAGGAATCGTTCAAGCCATCGAAACACGACAGCGGCGATTCGCTCTACCGGCGAAGTCTCTACACGTATTGGAAACGCACCGCACCCGCGCCATCCATGGTGGTTTTGGACGCTGCAAAACGGGATGTCTGCCAAGTCAGACGCGAACGCACCTCGTCGCCGCTGCAAGCATTCGTCCTCTGGAATAGCCCGCAATTCGTCGAGGCATCGCGAGTGATGGCGCAGCGGCTGATCTCGCAACATGGAAAGGAAGTCGACCAGATACTTGTCGACGCGTTTCGGTTGACCACCAGTCGGCGACCCAGCCCCATTCAGTTGCAGACGCTGCAGAAGTTGTATCGCACCCAGCGAGATGATTTCGTTCGATACCCCAAACGGGTTGAAGCGTTCTTGGCAATCGGTGAAGCGGACAACGAACCAGGAATCGATCCGCCAGCGTTGGCAGCAACGGCGGTGGTAATCGGCACGTTAATGAACTTTGACCTGAGTGTGATGAAACGCTAA
- a CDS encoding DUF1501 domain-containing protein gives MAGLLQNSDRRRWLQNMGMGFGALAASQLLHAEGAPRNGGVLSSLHHAAKAKRVIFLFQAGAPSQLDLFDYKPLLNERHGTELPDSVRQGQRLTGMSGNQSSLPLVGSPYKFAQHGESGAWLSELMPHTASIADELCIVNSMYTEAINHGPGVTFMQTGSMFPGRPSMGAWLDYGLGTENEDLPAFVVMVSKNKSGQPLVSRLWGSGFLPSQHQAVSFRSGKDPVLYLSNPAGIDADSRRAALDALNSLHQSQLQIGADPYVETRIAQYELAFRMQNSIPEATHFSDEPDSILDEYGKDARDPGTFAANCLLARRLVERGVRFVQLYHQGWDHHGGLTKGLPTQCRDTDQASAALVNDLKRRGLLDDTLVVWGGEFGRTNYCQGKLTANDFGRDHHPRCFTLWMAGGGIRGGTSHGETDEFGYNVVDRGVHIHDLHATLLHLLGIDHERLTFKYQGRQFRLTDVHGKVVKEILA, from the coding sequence ATGGCAGGTCTTTTACAAAACAGCGACCGACGACGTTGGTTGCAGAACATGGGAATGGGCTTCGGCGCGTTGGCTGCAAGCCAACTGTTGCACGCGGAAGGGGCACCCCGTAACGGTGGCGTTCTTTCGTCGCTGCACCATGCGGCGAAAGCAAAGCGAGTGATCTTTTTGTTCCAAGCAGGAGCCCCCTCCCAATTGGATCTCTTCGATTACAAGCCTCTCTTAAACGAACGGCACGGGACCGAGCTTCCCGACTCGGTCCGTCAGGGCCAACGATTGACCGGGATGAGTGGAAACCAATCAAGCCTGCCGCTGGTCGGCTCTCCGTACAAGTTCGCTCAGCATGGTGAGAGTGGTGCGTGGTTGAGCGAATTGATGCCCCATACCGCTTCGATCGCCGACGAATTGTGTATTGTCAATTCGATGTACACCGAGGCGATCAACCACGGACCGGGGGTGACGTTTATGCAAACCGGCAGCATGTTTCCCGGCCGCCCCAGCATGGGAGCATGGTTGGATTACGGCCTCGGAACCGAGAACGAAGATTTGCCTGCCTTTGTGGTGATGGTTTCAAAGAACAAGAGTGGCCAGCCGTTGGTGTCACGTTTGTGGGGCAGCGGTTTTTTGCCCAGCCAACATCAAGCGGTTTCGTTTCGCAGTGGGAAAGACCCGGTTCTGTACCTCAGCAACCCAGCCGGAATCGACGCGGACAGTCGACGGGCCGCATTGGATGCACTTAACTCACTCCATCAATCACAATTGCAGATTGGCGCCGATCCCTACGTGGAAACTCGTATCGCGCAGTACGAACTGGCATTCCGAATGCAGAATTCCATTCCCGAGGCAACCCATTTTTCGGACGAACCCGATTCGATCCTCGACGAATACGGCAAGGACGCTCGTGATCCGGGAACCTTTGCGGCAAATTGTTTATTAGCCCGCCGCTTGGTCGAACGTGGTGTCCGTTTCGTCCAACTTTACCATCAAGGCTGGGATCACCATGGCGGACTCACAAAGGGGCTTCCCACGCAATGCCGCGATACGGATCAGGCTTCCGCCGCATTGGTCAACGATTTGAAACGCCGCGGTCTGCTCGATGATACGTTGGTGGTTTGGGGAGGCGAATTTGGACGGACCAATTACTGCCAGGGCAAATTGACGGCAAACGATTTCGGCCGTGATCATCATCCCCGTTGCTTTACCCTTTGGATGGCGGGCGGAGGGATTCGCGGTGGAACGTCGCATGGTGAAACGGATGAATTTGGCTACAACGTGGTCGATCGCGGCGTACACATCCACGATCTGCACGCCACCCTGTTGCATCTACTCGGGATCGATCACGAGCGATTGACGTTCAAGTACCAAGGGCGACAGTTTCGACTGACCGATGTCCATGGAAAGGTGGTGAAGGAGATCTTGGCGTAG
- a CDS encoding tagaturonate epimerase family protein: MLPIEKFTFGVGDRFAHQAGAQLRAFEQLANDGVEVTPVWNKSNREHTFVGSQPQSVYDAAKTAVEERGWKKPWHIDADHIQLATVDPFLPCSDFFTIDVADSIGKAASADDVNAFVEAHGELIGTLTLDGLSSPLQVSKQDVKRVAQQYLLAVKEAAEIYRYIAAAKGADHVIAEISMDETDNPQTPPELLVILAAIADEKIPVQTIAPKFTGRFNKGVDYVGDLEQFEREFSDDLAVISHAVKTYGLPETLKLSVHSGSDKFSLYPIIRQCLKRTGAGLHLKTAGTTWLEEIIGLAEAGGDGLALAKEIYSYALEHVDEFCAPYASVIDIDKNKLPDADTVNAWSGPRLASAIRHLQDNEHFNPHMRQLLHVSFKVAAKQGSRYTDLLKANETIVAGEVTKNIYDRHLRPLFVGS, translated from the coding sequence ATGCTCCCCATCGAGAAATTCACGTTCGGCGTAGGCGATCGTTTTGCCCATCAAGCCGGCGCGCAATTGCGCGCCTTCGAGCAACTCGCCAACGATGGTGTCGAGGTCACACCCGTTTGGAATAAGTCGAATCGCGAACACACCTTCGTGGGTTCCCAGCCACAAAGCGTTTATGACGCAGCCAAAACGGCGGTCGAGGAAAGGGGATGGAAGAAACCCTGGCACATCGACGCGGACCACATTCAATTGGCAACGGTCGATCCCTTTTTGCCGTGCAGCGATTTTTTTACCATCGACGTTGCCGATTCGATTGGGAAAGCGGCTTCGGCGGACGACGTCAATGCGTTCGTGGAGGCTCATGGCGAACTGATCGGGACGCTCACGCTCGACGGCTTGTCATCGCCGCTACAAGTGTCCAAACAGGATGTCAAGCGAGTGGCCCAACAGTATTTATTGGCGGTAAAAGAAGCCGCTGAGATTTATCGTTACATTGCTGCTGCAAAGGGGGCGGACCATGTGATCGCGGAAATCTCAATGGACGAAACCGACAATCCACAAACGCCGCCCGAGTTGCTCGTGATCTTGGCCGCGATCGCGGACGAAAAGATCCCGGTGCAAACCATCGCACCGAAGTTCACGGGGCGATTCAATAAAGGGGTCGACTACGTCGGTGACTTAGAACAGTTTGAACGAGAATTCAGCGATGATTTGGCGGTGATCTCGCATGCGGTGAAAACCTACGGCTTGCCCGAAACCCTAAAACTGAGCGTTCACAGTGGCAGCGATAAATTCAGTCTCTATCCGATCATTCGCCAGTGCTTGAAGCGAACCGGTGCGGGCTTGCATCTCAAAACGGCCGGCACCACTTGGTTGGAGGAAATTATCGGCTTGGCAGAAGCGGGGGGCGATGGACTTGCGTTGGCCAAAGAGATCTACTCTTATGCTCTCGAGCATGTTGACGAGTTTTGTGCTCCCTACGCCAGCGTGATCGACATTGACAAAAACAAGCTTCCCGACGCCGACACGGTTAACGCTTGGTCCGGACCTCGACTGGCCAGTGCGATTCGGCATCTCCAGGACAACGAGCACTTCAATCCGCATATGCGACAACTGCTTCACGTCTCCTTCAAAGTTGCGGCGAAGCAAGGATCGCGTTACACGGATTTGTTAAAGGCGAATGAAACAATCGTAGCTGGTGAGGTGACCAAGAATATCTACGATCGACATTTACGGCCGCTGTTCGTCGGCAGCTAA